CCACTGAGGGTTTTTTGCACTCCCAAGCAGGATCTATCAGAAACAATGACAGCGCTCCGGGCTCTGCCCGGAGCGATCAAGCCTGAGAAGCTTGCAGGCGATATATCAAGGAGAAGTCGATGGGAAAGACAATCGCTCAAAAGATCTTCGAGGCTCATCTGCGGGATGAGCCGTTTCCGGGAACCTACGTGCTCGATCTGGACCGAGTGCTCTGCCACGAGATAACCACCCCCGTTGCCATCGCCGACCTCGAATGGCGGGGCAAGGACCGGGTGTTCGATCGACATAAGATCAAGGCCGTGATCGATCATGTCACGCCCGCCAAGGACAGCAAGACCGCCATTCAGGGGAAGATCCTGCGGGATTGGGCCAAGCGGCACGAGATTGCCGACTTCTTCGATATCGGACAGAACGGCGTCTGTCATGTTCTGTTTCCAGAAAAGGGGTTCATCCGCCCGGGATTCACGGTGATCATGGGCGATAGCCACACCTGTACTCATGGCGCTTTCGGGGCTTTTGCCGCCGGGGTCGGCACCACCGACCTGGAAGTGGGCATTCTCAAGGGGGTCTGCGCCTTCCGCAAGCCGGCCAGCATCCTGGTCAACATCACCGGCAAGCTGCCTGAACAGGTGGTGTCCAAGGACGTCATCCTCCATGTCATCGGCCTGCTGGGCGTCAACGGCGCCACCGACCGGGTGATCGAATTCCGCGGTCCCGTCGTCGACGCCATGAGCATGGACGCCCGCATGACTCTGACCAACATGGCCATCGAGGCCGGCGGCACCTGCGGCATCTGCCTGCCCGACCAGGTGACCGTCGACTACCTGTGGCCTTTCATCAGCAGCGAGTATGCAAGCAAGGAAGCGGCTCTGGCGGATTTCCGCAAATGGCATTCCGACGCCGATGCCGACTACGAACGGGTGATCGACCTCGACGTCTCGAATCTCGAGCCTCAAGTCACCTATGACTACAAGCCCGATTGCGTCAAGTCCGCCAGGGACATGCAGGGCACCCCGGTGAACCAGGTCTATATCGGCACCTGCACCAACGGTCGACTCGAGGATCTGGAGCAGGCCGCCGCCGTACTCAAGGGGCGCAAGCTGGCTCCCGGCGTCCGCGGCATCCTGTCGCCGGCGTCGCCCAAAATATTCCGCCAGGCCATGGATCAGGGGATTCTCGCGATCTTCATGGAGGCCGGTTTCTGCATTACCAATCCGACCTGCGGCGCCTGCCTCGGCATGAGCAACGGGGTGCTGGCCCCCGGAGAAGCCTGCGCCGCCACCAGCAACCGGAATTTCCAGGGACGCATGGGGCAGGGGGGGATGGTTCATCTCATGAGCCCGGCTACGGCCGCGGCCACCGGCGTCAAGGGGGTCATTACCGACCCGAGGGACCTGTAATCGGTTTTCATCTCAGATAGGAGCACCCATCACCATGAACAGAACATTCGGCGGACAGGCCATTTTTCTGGACCGGTCCGATATCAATACCGACGAAATCATCCCCGCCCGTTACCTGACCGAGGTCACCAAGGATGCACTCAAGCCCTACCTGCTCGAGGACCTGAGCCTGCCCGGTTTCGATCCCCAGGGGGAAGCTCTGCGACAGGCGACTGTCATCGTCACCCGCAAGAATTTCGGCTGCGGTTCGTCCCGCGAGCACGCTCCCTGGTCCCTGGAGGTCAACGGCATCTACACGGTGATCGCCGAGGGCTACGCGCGCATCTTCCGCCAGAACATGTTCAACTGCGGCATGCTGGCCATCGAACTTCCATCCGCAGACATCGATCGGCTCTTCGCCCTGTCGAAGCTGGGTACGGTGAAAATCGCCGTCGACCTGGCCGGTCAGCAGCTGACAGCGACCGCAGGCGGCCGGGAGGAGCGGTTCAGCTTCGCCGTCTCCTCCTTCGACAAGGCCCTGGTTGAAGCCGGAGGCTGGGTGGAGTTCGCCGACGCGCGTTACTGAGATTTTTCCCGGCTTTTGTCGACCCCGGTTCACGGAATGCATTTGACAAACGCATCGCCGCCCACTATAGTGGCGCCGCTACCGCGGGGCCGTTCCGGTCCGGCTGCGGGGCGGTTCTGACCCTGCCAAGGCGCTGATGCGAAACCCGATTTTGACGAGAAGAAAGGAACTGTCAGAAATGAAATCCTACAATATCGCTCTGATGCCCGGTGACGGCACCGGCCCCGAAGTTCTGCGCGAAGGCGTAAAGGTGCTGGACGCCGTTTCCTCCATTTACGGTATCAAGTTCAACTACCAGGAGTACGACTTCGGCGGCGAACGCTACATGCGCACCGGTGAATGCCTTCCCGACAGCGCCATCGGCGAGTTGAAGAAACATGATTCGATCTACCTGGGCGCCATCGGCCATCCCGACGTCAAACCGGGGATCCTGGAACTGGGCATCCTGCTCAAGCTCCGTTTCGCGCTGGACCAGTACATCAACCTGCGGCCGGTCAAGCTCTATCCCAACGTCGAAACCCCGCTCAAGGACAAAGGCCCCGAGCATATCGATTTCGTCGTCGTCCGCGAAAATACCGGCGGCATCTATACCGGCATGGGCGGTGCGACCATGGTCGGCACCTCACAGGAGATCGCCACCCAGCTGATGGTCTACAGCCGCCCGGTCGTCGAGCGCTGCATCCGCTATGCCTATGAATACGCCCGCAAGCGGAACAGGAAAAAGACCCTGACCCTGGTCCACAAGTGCAACGTCCTGACCCACGTCGGCGACCTCTGGGTTCGCACCCACAAGGAAGTGGGTGACGCCGACTTCCCCGACATCAAGCAGGATTACAACCATGTCGACGCCTGCACCATGTGGATGGTGAAAAGCCCCGAATTCTACGATGTGATCGTCACCGCCAACCTCTTCGGTGACATCATCACCGACCTCGGCGCCATGATCCAGGGCGGTATGGGCATCGCCGCCGGCGGCAACATCAATCCGCAAGGGGTCTCCATGTTCGAACCGATCGGCGGCAGCGCGCCGAAGTATACCGGCAAGAATGTCATCAATCCCCTGGCCGCCATCTGCTCGGCCGGTATGATGCTTGAAACACTCGGCGAAGACGCCGCCGCCAAGGCCATCGACAAGGCGGTGAACGACGCCCTGGCTTCCGGCAGGATCAAGAGCCTTTCCGCCGGCAAGATGGGCATGGGCACTACCGAGATCGGGGATTACGTCGCCTCGCTGGTGAAATAACAAAGGGGCGGCTTGGAGATCCAAAGCCAGTACCGGTGTTTCGCAAACTCGACGGGATGCCCGATTGATTTTATCGGGCATCCCGATGACCGTTTTGCGAACCCAGGACCAATGTTTAACCCCTTTCTGTAAGGATTTTTACTGTTATGGCCAAACAATTCAATGTCGCTGTTGCCGGCGCCACCGGCGCCGTTGGACAACAGATGCTCGAAGTCCTCGCGGAACGCAAATTTCCCATAAAAGAACTGCGTTTGCTCGCCTCGGAGCGTTCCGAAGGCAAGTTTCTGGAGTTCAAAGGCGAGCAGTTGATGGTACAGAAGCTGGACAAGAATTCCTTCGCCGGCATCGATATCGCCCTGTTCAGCGCCGGCGGCTCCCGCAGCGAGGAGTTCTGCCCCATCGCCGCCGCCGCCGGAGCGGTCTGCGTCGACAACTCCAGCGCCTGGCGTATGGATCCCGACGTGCCCCTGGTGGTGCCCGAGGTCAATCCCCAGGACATCGCCCTGTACAAGAACAAGGGGATCATTGCCAACCCCAACTGCTCCACCATCCAGATGGTGGTGGCTCTCAAGCCTCTGCACGATTTCGGCACCATCAAGCGGATCGTGGTCTCCACCTATCAGGCTGTTTCCGGCACGGGGCGCAATGCCATCGACGAACTGCGCATCCAGTGCGGCGAACTGCTCAACGGGCGTCCCGTCGAGTGCAAAGTCTATCCCCATCAGATCGCCTTCAACTGTCTGCCGCAGATCGACGTCTTCCTGGATAACGGCTATACCAAGGAAGAGATGAAGATGGTCAACGAGACCCGCAAGATTCTCGGGGACTCCAAGATCGGGGTCACGGCCACCACCGTCCGGGTGCCGGTCTTCTACAGCCACAGCGAGTCGGTCAATGTCGAGACCGCTGTCAAGATCACGGTCGAAAAGGCACGTGAGCTTCTGGCAAAAGCCCCCGGCGTAAAACTGGTCGACGATGTCGCCCACCTGGAATACCCCATGGCCATCGACGCCGCCGGACAGGACCTGACCTTCGTCGGCCGCATCCGGGAGGATGCATCGGTCGCCAACGCCCTCAACCTCTGGGTGGTGGCTGACAACCTGCGCAAAGGCGCAGCCACCAATGCCGTGCAGATTGCGGAGATTCTGGCAGAAAAATATCTCTGATTTTCCGGTCTCCAATGCTCGGCAACTGTGGAAAAAGGAAGGGGGGGCTTTGCGGCCCCCCCTTTTTGCAATTTTCGCCCTGGGATTCATCGGGATCGAAATCGAAATCGGGATCGGATTTTGGCCTCGGTCTGTCACTGCATTGGACCTGAAACGGACGGCACTTCCAAGGCTAGAAACCCGATTTCGATCCCGATTTCGATTTCGATTTGGAAATACTTGAGAATCGTCAATGAGAACCATCAAGCTGACTCTGGAATACGACGGCACCGAATATGTCGGCTGGCAGCGGCAACCCAACGGGCTCTCCATTCAGCAGATCGTTGAAGAGGCCCTGGGGCAGGTACTGCAGGCATCGGTCCGTCTGCACAGTTCCGGCCGCACCGATGCTGGGGTGCATGCCCGCGGTATGATCGCTCATTTCCGCACCGACAGGAACCTGCCCCTATCGGCCTTCCGGGAAGGGGTCAATCGCTATTTGCCGCGGGACATTGCCATCAGGGCCGCCGAAGAGGCCGCAGAGAATTTTCATTCCCGGTTCGATGCCCGGGGCAAATGGTATCGCTACACCCTTTATCTGAATCAAGTGCCTTCCCCCCTGCAGTGGCGATATTCCTGGCACATCCGTGGTTCCCTCGATCTGCAGGCAATGGCCGATGCCGCCAGGGGTTTTGTCGGGCTCCATGATTTCTCGGCATTCCGGACGGCAGGCTGCGAGGCACGCAGCACCGAAAAGGAAATCTACTCCTTCGAGATCCTTCGCGAAGGTGATCTGGTGCATCTGGATGTCAAGGGAAGCGGCTTTCTGCGCAACATGGTCCGGGTGATGGTCGGCACCCTGGTCGAAATCGGCTTCGGCAAGCGCCCCGCTTCCGATGTTGGTGCACTGCTTGCAGCAGGTTCAGGCATTTCTCCTGGAGCCACCGCCCCCCCTCAGGGTCTTTGCCTGATGGAGGTCTGGTATTGAGTGCGGTTATGGATTGCGAAAATCCTGGCGAATGAATTTGTTTTGGAAGGTGGACTTATGTCGAACTTGATTTCCCCGGCCAGAATCCTGACATCGATCTGCTGTTTCTTTTTTATTTTGAACAACCCGGCTGAAGGAGAAATCTCCGCCTCAGTGGGAGGCGGCTATCTGGCCGGCGACACCCAATATCAGGTCGGCGGCACGGTAGTTGATGCGACGGGAGTCTACGAGATCCACTTCCCCCTGAGTGAACTGAAATTTCCCCTTGACGCATTTATGGTCAAGGGCACCGTCAATGTCGATTTTGCCAAGCGCTGGTCGTTGATGGCCAGTGCCGCGACCAACATCACCGATGATACCGGGAATATGGAGGATTCGGACTGGGGCATTTTTAACGGGAGCACAGCTGATACCCTGGACGTCTACTCTGAATCTGATACGGACATGGAGGCGCTGCTCCTCGAAGGGAAGATTTCCTGTAAGGTTGGCCAGTTCAGTATCGATCGGAAAAACAGGTCGGACATCTTTTTTTCCTGGTTTGTCGGGCTTGGCTACAAATACCAGAAATTCGATTTTGATATTTCAAACCTCGACCAATGGTACCCTTCTGCCCCTGCAATCCCGCATGATATTGTTCCCGGAGTGGTTCTGACCTACGAGGCCGAATATCAGATCCCCTATCTGGACCTGTCCCTGGAAATGAATGTGGCGCAGAAGTTTCTTTTGCACCTCGGCGGAGCCTATGCGCCTTTTGTCGATTTCAAGGATGAAGACCACCATCTTCTGCGGGGCCTGTCCTACTATTCGGATCATGACTGGGAGGGCGACGCCTGGTTTGTCCGCCTGAAAGGGCGATATGATTTCCATCCGCGCTGGTTCATCGTTGTAGATGCCGAAGCGATGCGTATCGAGTCGGAAGGACGGTCCCATGCCTACCTCGCAGGCACATGGAGTCATACGATCGACAACAGAGTCGAAAGCGAGCAGTACAGCGCCTACCTGTCGATCGGCTGCGATTTCTGATCATCCCGCCATAGAAATTCTTTTCGTCCACTTTTTTCAATCATCGAATTGCACCATTCCTCGGGCCTGCTATTGTTTCCCAGGGTTTTTTTCTTCTCCCTGGAGTCCATAATGGCCGAAATCAAAATCTACCTTTTGACCTGCGAAGCCATTCCCCTGAGGCCCCGGCCGCATCTGGGTCTTTTCGATTATGGGCTTGCAAAGGTCTGGGTTCAAGCCAAAGGGCCTGATGAAGCCCTCCTCTTTGCCGTCACCTATCTGGTCGAATTCGGCCTGACACCTAGAAGTCTGGAAAAGCCGCCCATGGAAACGACCGCTGCAGATTATTCCGGCCAAATGGCCGACCTGGCCCGATTCCGCAAGGCTGAAAATTCAGGAGTTGCCCTGCATCTGGACGGCTATTCCCCAGGTCTTCGTCCCTTTCCCGTGAATGTAACCCTCCACTGATCGGCGCCGATTCCAAGAGTAATAATTCATTGCGCCCGGCAAGAAAGGCCTCACCCCCGCCCGCGACATTCCGGCATTCGAGCAACATCCGCACTATTGCAAGCCATCACACCAACAGTGGATACGGCCCCCGGCCCCGAAGAAAGTCCCACGAATACCGCCTACCGATGCCATCACTTCGCCGCAAGGGCTTTGCCTGATGAAAGGAAGTCTGGTAGTAAGGCAGGCAGAGTTTTTGATTGACCCGATTAATGAGTTTGTGCAAGTGTTGGTATTGATTGAGGCAGGTTATTCGTGCAGGGTTTTGGGCACAAGCGAAAAAAATGTTTTTTTCGCAATGATTGTCTGAATAATTCAGAGGGGAATGGATTAATCCTAAAGGGAGATATCATGGCAACTGAGAGTGTTGACAGGAGAAAGCACGGCAGGGCTTATTTTTCCATCGAAGATAACATCAAAGGCCTTTTCATTTTTGTTCGTGAGACGGAAATCTTTTTCAGCGCCTCTATACTCAACGTCAGCAGAGGCGGGTTGCATTTTTCATTGAATAAAGAAATGCGTATTTTCCCCAAGATCGGGGACAAGCTAAGACTTGTCAAATTAGAAGGGGAAGCGGCCTTGGACATCGAACTCAACATCGAGCTTGAGGTTCAATGGATCCTGGATCATGAGACCCTTGACCATATCGGCTGCGGATGCGAGTTCATCTATGTATCGAAAGCGGGCCAGGATAGATTGTCTGATTTTATCGACTCGCAATATGTCGGCAGGCAGGTGCCAAAGCCCCGTCCTTGATGAGCAGTTCCTGACGGTAAGGCGGGTGGGGGGAGGTTGCTAGCGAGTCAATTAAGCTCGTCCCGCAACATCGGCCGTGCCTGGAGAAGGATCTTTCCCCGGCCGACCGCAATACTCACCCCCGCCCGCGACAGTCCAAGCATTCGAAGCAACATCCGCACCATTGCAACCCTTCACACCAACGGCCAGATAGCAGAATGCCGCCCGCGCCTCGGCGATTCCAGTCAGGCGGGTTCGCTGGCAGAGCAATTTTCGATTCCCGTTGACAATATGCGAATTAGTGGGGTGTGAGAGCGCTTCGGCGGCAACAAAAATATGCCGGGCATTTGAACGTGACTTGGAAGAGGATGCCGCTCTTCGCAAAGCTGTTAAGACGCTGATTGCCCAATTTTCAACTTTCAAGGAACTCTGAGGGGACGTTCTTGAAAATTATAAAATCTTTTCCACCTTTGCCTTCAATTCCGCCTCTTTCAGAACGATCTGCTCCCCCCTGTTTGCGGCGTGAGAAACAGCGGCGGGGGTGTAGGCAAGTGAAGGTGCAATGTCGACTCCCCTTAATTTCAGCAGTCTGATTGCCACATAACAAATGACCGCTTTTGCCTGGGGCAAAGCCCGTTTTTTGCTCGGTTGTTTTAACGTCGACTTTTCGATGGCAAAATGGCTGGCCACCAAGTCGATGAGATCCGCCAGGGAAAATTTCTTATTTGCAGAAATCTGGTCAGCAAGCCCCAAAGTCCGCTCGACAAAATCCCCTCCACCCAAAACCCGGTCATCGAAAAGGGCGTCCTCAGCAAGATCGGGGTCGAGATCCATGCTGGTCCGTTTTCCGCCGGATGAGAAATTGGCTGAGGTTTTGGCCGCGCCATCAACGATAAAGCGATGGTACAGCTGCCTGGCAGCCCTGCGTCGTTTGGCGAAAAGCGGCAGTATCTTGCTCTCGGGAATGATCGAACGGGAAGTTCGTCCCAGCAGTTCCCGATGGCCGCACCAGGGATAATTCTCGAGGGAATCCAGGTTTTCAACGATTCCGGCACGCAACGGATTCAGGTGGATATACCTCACCAGTTCCAGCAAGTAGGTATCGCCGTCGCAGACAATGGATTTGTAACGATTTTGGAACAAGTGGCCGACACGATTGTGGCGCAGGTTGAAAACTACGGCGTAACCGGTAAGCAGACGGCGCATGAAATGCGAAAGCTTGGCGACATGGGGCTGTATCAACAGATGGAAATGGGTATCCAGCAGAGCCCAGGCGAAACACTCCGTCCCGGTTTCGCCAAGCAGCCGGGCAAAGCGGGAGAGGAACTCTTCGCGATCCTGGTCATCGAGAAAAATCGAACGTTTCTCAATCCCTCTGACGATGACATGATGCAGTAGGTGCCGCTCTTCGCAAAGCTGTTAAGACGCTGATTGCCCAATTTTCCACTTTCAAGGGCCGACCCCCTATAAGCTGGGTGGTAACCCGAGCGAGGG
The genomic region above belongs to Syntrophotaleaceae bacterium and contains:
- a CDS encoding 3-isopropylmalate dehydratase large subunit, with protein sequence MGKTIAQKIFEAHLRDEPFPGTYVLDLDRVLCHEITTPVAIADLEWRGKDRVFDRHKIKAVIDHVTPAKDSKTAIQGKILRDWAKRHEIADFFDIGQNGVCHVLFPEKGFIRPGFTVIMGDSHTCTHGAFGAFAAGVGTTDLEVGILKGVCAFRKPASILVNITGKLPEQVVSKDVILHVIGLLGVNGATDRVIEFRGPVVDAMSMDARMTLTNMAIEAGGTCGICLPDQVTVDYLWPFISSEYASKEAALADFRKWHSDADADYERVIDLDVSNLEPQVTYDYKPDCVKSARDMQGTPVNQVYIGTCTNGRLEDLEQAAAVLKGRKLAPGVRGILSPASPKIFRQAMDQGILAIFMEAGFCITNPTCGACLGMSNGVLAPGEACAATSNRNFQGRMGQGGMVHLMSPATAAATGVKGVITDPRDL
- a CDS encoding 3-isopropylmalate dehydratase small subunit, with protein sequence MNRTFGGQAIFLDRSDINTDEIIPARYLTEVTKDALKPYLLEDLSLPGFDPQGEALRQATVIVTRKNFGCGSSREHAPWSLEVNGIYTVIAEGYARIFRQNMFNCGMLAIELPSADIDRLFALSKLGTVKIAVDLAGQQLTATAGGREERFSFAVSSFDKALVEAGGWVEFADARY
- a CDS encoding 3-isopropylmalate dehydrogenase, with product MKSYNIALMPGDGTGPEVLREGVKVLDAVSSIYGIKFNYQEYDFGGERYMRTGECLPDSAIGELKKHDSIYLGAIGHPDVKPGILELGILLKLRFALDQYINLRPVKLYPNVETPLKDKGPEHIDFVVVRENTGGIYTGMGGATMVGTSQEIATQLMVYSRPVVERCIRYAYEYARKRNRKKTLTLVHKCNVLTHVGDLWVRTHKEVGDADFPDIKQDYNHVDACTMWMVKSPEFYDVIVTANLFGDIITDLGAMIQGGMGIAAGGNINPQGVSMFEPIGGSAPKYTGKNVINPLAAICSAGMMLETLGEDAAAKAIDKAVNDALASGRIKSLSAGKMGMGTTEIGDYVASLVK
- a CDS encoding aspartate-semialdehyde dehydrogenase yields the protein MAKQFNVAVAGATGAVGQQMLEVLAERKFPIKELRLLASERSEGKFLEFKGEQLMVQKLDKNSFAGIDIALFSAGGSRSEEFCPIAAAAGAVCVDNSSAWRMDPDVPLVVPEVNPQDIALYKNKGIIANPNCSTIQMVVALKPLHDFGTIKRIVVSTYQAVSGTGRNAIDELRIQCGELLNGRPVECKVYPHQIAFNCLPQIDVFLDNGYTKEEMKMVNETRKILGDSKIGVTATTVRVPVFYSHSESVNVETAVKITVEKARELLAKAPGVKLVDDVAHLEYPMAIDAAGQDLTFVGRIREDASVANALNLWVVADNLRKGAATNAVQIAEILAEKYL
- the truA gene encoding tRNA pseudouridine(38-40) synthase TruA, with translation MRTIKLTLEYDGTEYVGWQRQPNGLSIQQIVEEALGQVLQASVRLHSSGRTDAGVHARGMIAHFRTDRNLPLSAFREGVNRYLPRDIAIRAAEEAAENFHSRFDARGKWYRYTLYLNQVPSPLQWRYSWHIRGSLDLQAMADAARGFVGLHDFSAFRTAGCEARSTEKEIYSFEILREGDLVHLDVKGSGFLRNMVRVMVGTLVEIGFGKRPASDVGALLAAGSGISPGATAPPQGLCLMEVWY
- a CDS encoding omptin family outer membrane protease, producing the protein MSNLISPARILTSICCFFFILNNPAEGEISASVGGGYLAGDTQYQVGGTVVDATGVYEIHFPLSELKFPLDAFMVKGTVNVDFAKRWSLMASAATNITDDTGNMEDSDWGIFNGSTADTLDVYSESDTDMEALLLEGKISCKVGQFSIDRKNRSDIFFSWFVGLGYKYQKFDFDISNLDQWYPSAPAIPHDIVPGVVLTYEAEYQIPYLDLSLEMNVAQKFLLHLGGAYAPFVDFKDEDHHLLRGLSYYSDHDWEGDAWFVRLKGRYDFHPRWFIVVDAEAMRIESEGRSHAYLAGTWSHTIDNRVESEQYSAYLSIGCDF
- a CDS encoding PilZ domain-containing protein, coding for MATESVDRRKHGRAYFSIEDNIKGLFIFVRETEIFFSASILNVSRGGLHFSLNKEMRIFPKIGDKLRLVKLEGEAALDIELNIELEVQWILDHETLDHIGCGCEFIYVSKAGQDRLSDFIDSQYVGRQVPKPRP